From Arachis stenosperma cultivar V10309 chromosome 2, arast.V10309.gnm1.PFL2, whole genome shotgun sequence, one genomic window encodes:
- the LOC130961189 gene encoding subtilisin-like protease SBT5.4 translates to MKGIPFLFVKELVLSLEKVPTGAALEPKKSYIVYLGSHEHGEEATDADFDRVTQTHYDFLGSYLGSSEKAKEAMIYSYTRYINGFAAMLRDEEAAEIEKHPKVVSVFLNRGLKLHTTRSWEFMSMEHQSGVISPASLFSKARFGEDTIIGNFDTGVWPESPSFSDEGIGPIPSRWKGSCEDGGPDIRCNRKLIGARYFNKGYAAYAGPDTLKNATLNTVRDYEGHGTHTLSTLGGNFVPGANVFGFGNGTAEGGSPKARVVSYKVCWPPIFGDASCFAADIMAAFDMAIHDGVDILSLSLGGVPIPYFKDGVAIGAFHAFRKGITVVISAGNQGPDSGSVSNVAPWMLNVAASTLDREFNAVVELENGERFKGESLAPGMPQKKFYPLISGLDAKLANATDRDALMCKIGTIDPEKAKGKILVCKRGATARVKKSLAAMEAGAVGMILCNDKLSGNELIADLHFLPSSHITYEDGLQVFAYLNSTKNPMGYIVPPETKLHVKPAPFMSSFSSRGPNTVTHEILKPDVTAPGINIIAAFSEAASPTQMSFDKRRAPFVALSGTSMSCPHVAGIAGLLKTLHPEWSPSAIKSAILTSAGTRDNKGEPMLDGDFKATTPFEYGFGHVRPNRAMDPGLVYDTTIDDYLNFLCAIGYDQKRIKVFSGALHHECPHGMGVLDFNYPSITVPVLYGRVTVTRRVRNVGSPGTYVASFHNIPSGLSLSVNPNVLKFESVGEEKSFKVIIEVAKPGRAIVFGDLIWSDGKHYVKTPITVGGIKA, encoded by the exons ATGAAAGGAATTCCTttcttgtttgtaaaagaacttGTTCTAAGtctagaaaag GTCCCTACCGGTGCTGCTCTTGAACCCAAGAAG tcaTACATAGTGTACTTGGGATCACATGAACACGGTGAAGAAgctacagatgctgatttcgaTCGAGTCACCCAAACTCATTATGATTTTCTTGGATCCTATTTGGGAAG TTCTGAGAAAGCAAAAGAAGCAATGATTTATTCTTATACAAGGTATATTAATGGCTTTGCTGCAATGCTCCGAGATGAAGAGGCTGCTGAAATTGAAA AACATCCAAAGGTTGTGTCGGTGTTCTTGAACAGAGGATTGAAGTTACACACTACACGGTCGTGGGAGTTTATGTCAATGGAGCACCAGAGTGGTGTGATTAGCCCTGCTTCGTTGTTTAGCAAAGCCAGGTTTGGTGAAGATACCATAATTGGGAACTTTGACACCG GTGTATGGCCAGAATCTCCTAGCTTTAGTGATGAGGGCATAGGTCCTATTCCTTCAAGATGGAAGGGATCCTGTGAGGATGGTGGTCCTGACATTCGTTGCAACAG GAAGCTGATAGGAGCAAGGTACTTCAACAAAGGGTATGCTGCATATGCAGGGCCTGATACGCTGAAGAACGCTACTCTTAACACGGTACGAGATTATGAAGGCCATGGAACACACACACTATCAACGTTAGGTGGAAACTTTGTCCCCGGCGCTAACGTCTTCGGCTTTGGCAATGGAACCGCGGAAGGCGGCTCTCCCAAGGCTCGAGTGGTTTCTTACAAGGTCTGCTGGCCGCCAATTTTTGGCGACGCTAGCTGCTTTGCAGCTGATATCATGGCAGCTTTCGACATGGCTATACATGATGGTGTGGACATTCTGTCCCTCTCCCTTGGAGGGGTACCCATTCCATACTTCAAAGATGGTGTTGCTATTGGCGCATTCCATGCTTTCAGAAAGGGAATCACCGTCGTGATTTCTGCTGGGAACCAGGGACCAGATAGTGGATCTGTCTCTAACGTTGCGCCTTGGATGCTCAACGTCGCTGCAAGTACCCTGGACAGGGAGTTTAATGCTGTTGTTGAACTCGAGAATGGAGAGCGCTTCAAG GGTGAAAGCCTTGCTCCTGGTATGCCGCAAAAGAAATTTTACCCACTCATCAGTGGTTTAGATGCAAAATTGGCTAATGCAACTGACCGAGACGC TCTTATGTGCAAGATAGGAACAATTGATCCAGAGAAGGCGAAGGGAAAAATATTGGTTTGTAAGAGAGGCGCTACGGCGAGAGTGAAGAAGAGCCTTGCGGCTATGGAGGCTGGTGCAGTTGGAATGATTCTTTGCAACGATAAGCTCAGCGGTAATGAGCTTATAGCCGATCTTCATTTTCTTCCATCATCACATATCACTTATGAAGATGGCCTGCAAGTCTTTGCATACCTAAATTCTACAAAGAATCCGATGGGATATATTGTTCCACCCGAAACCAAGTTGCATGTGAAGCCTGCTCCATTCATGTCATCGTTCTCCTCCAGAGGGCCCAACACAGTCACCCATGAGATTCTTAAGCCTGACGTCACGGCCCCGGGAATCAACATCATTGCTGCTTTCTCGGAAGCAGCTAGCCCCACACAAATGTCCTTTGATAAGCGCAGGGCTCCATTTGTCGCACTGTCCGGAACATCTATGTCTTGCCCTCACGTCGCTGGAATCGCCGGCCTTCTCAAAACACTCCACCCTGAATGGAGTCCATCAGCTATCAAGTCCGCCATCTTGACATCCG CTGGGACAAGAGACAATAAGGGTGAGCCAATGCTTGATGGGGATTTTAAAGCAACAACACCATTTGAATATGGTTTTGGTCACGTGAGACCAAATCGTGCCATGGACCCTGGCTTGGTCTACGATACAACCATAGATGATTACCTCAACTTCTTGTGTGCCATTGGTTACGATCAGAAACGGATCAAGGTGTTCTCCGGCGCTCTTCATCATGAGTGCCCTCATGGAATGGGTGTCTTGGATTTCAATTATCCTTCAATAACGGTTCCGGTGCTGTACGGTCGGGTTACTGTGACACGCAGGGTGAGAAATGTGGGTTCGCCAGGGACTTACGTTGCAAGCTTCCACAACATTCCTTCGGGACTTTCTTTGTCCGTGAATCCCAATGTGTTGAAGTTTGAGAGCGTGGGTGAAGAGAAGAGCTTTAAGGTCATAATAGAGGTCGCTAAGCCAGGTCGCGCTATAGTCTTTGGGGACCTGATTTGGTCCGATGGAAAGCATTATGTCAAGACTCCAATCACCGTTGGTGGAATCAAGGCTTAA